AGAATAAAACCAATGGTTACGACGAGGGCCATGATTGTTTTTCTTTTCATAAGCATTTCCCCGGTTGTTGTAAGCGTTGGCAAGGTTGGGATCAAAGGTAATTGCCGTGGTGAATGCTTTTATGGCCTGATCGTATTCATGGTTGGATAAATACTCCAGCCCCTCTTTAACCCAGCTTTTGGCCTTGATTGTTTTTATTGAATCGGCTGCAGCCCCCCAAGAT
This Deltaproteobacteria bacterium DNA region includes the following protein-coding sequences:
- a CDS encoding tetratricopeptide repeat protein, yielding MKKLIALLILTLFLFPSWGAAADSIKTIKAKSWVKEGLEYLSNHEYDQAIKAFTTAITFDPNLANAYNNRGNAYEKKNNHGPRRNHWFYS